A window of Halostella salina contains these coding sequences:
- a CDS encoding undecaprenyl-diphosphate phosphatase, with protein sequence MDSATLVALIAGILQGIFEWLPISSEGNVAVFLTAVGSSPDAAVQFSLFLHVGTALSATVYYRDEFRDALAVAPEWRPATAFGDETADLSFVVVATLASVGSGLVAYLALDGLVGELTGGAFIVVVGLLLVATGAFQRFAGERALGARDLPDLVDAVLVGTLQGIAVLPGVSRSGTTAGALLLRGHDGPASFRLSFLLSVPAAFGAGALTVLDEGGIPSVAPGPALIAVVAAAIVGYLTIDALMRVVERIDFWAVCVGLGGLAMLGGVALWI encoded by the coding sequence ATGGATAGCGCCACGCTCGTCGCGCTCATCGCGGGGATCCTGCAGGGTATCTTCGAGTGGCTGCCGATCTCCAGCGAGGGCAACGTCGCCGTCTTCCTCACCGCGGTCGGCTCGTCGCCGGACGCCGCCGTCCAGTTCTCCCTGTTCCTCCACGTCGGGACGGCGCTGTCTGCGACGGTCTACTACCGCGACGAGTTCCGCGACGCGCTCGCCGTCGCGCCGGAGTGGCGACCGGCGACTGCCTTCGGCGACGAGACGGCCGATCTGTCCTTCGTCGTCGTCGCGACGCTGGCCTCGGTCGGCTCCGGACTCGTCGCCTACCTCGCGCTCGACGGTCTGGTCGGCGAACTCACCGGCGGCGCGTTCATCGTCGTCGTCGGACTCCTGCTGGTCGCGACCGGCGCGTTCCAGCGCTTCGCCGGCGAGCGGGCGCTCGGCGCGCGTGACCTCCCGGACCTCGTCGACGCCGTCCTCGTGGGGACGCTTCAGGGGATCGCCGTGTTGCCGGGCGTCTCGCGCTCGGGGACGACCGCCGGCGCGTTGCTCCTGCGGGGCCACGACGGCCCGGCGTCGTTCCGCCTCTCCTTTCTGCTGTCCGTCCCGGCCGCGTTCGGCGCGGGCGCGCTGACGGTGCTTGACGAGGGGGGCATCCCGAGCGTCGCTCCCGGCCCCGCGCTGATCGCGGTGGTCGCCGCCGCCATCGTCGGCTATCTCACCATCGACGCGCTGATGCGCGTCGTCGAGCGCATCGACTTCTGGGCGGTCTGTGTCGGCCTCGGCGGCCTGGCGATGCTCGGCGGCGTCGCGCTGTGGATCTGA
- a CDS encoding ferritin-like domain-containing protein: MTNEEVTDLLKKAYGDEIETVMNYLTNSIVLDGVSAEEVKGSLETDIQEELDHARMLGERLKQLDERPPASMEFTARQESLQPPEDSTNVLSVIEGVLEAEEDAIETYRSLIHAAEEADDPVTEDYAVTILADEEAHRTEFRGFRKEYRDD; the protein is encoded by the coding sequence ATGACCAACGAAGAGGTAACGGACCTGCTGAAGAAGGCGTACGGCGACGAGATAGAGACCGTCATGAACTACCTGACCAACTCCATCGTACTGGACGGCGTCAGCGCCGAGGAGGTCAAAGGGAGCCTGGAAACGGACATTCAGGAGGAACTCGACCACGCCCGGATGCTCGGCGAACGGCTGAAGCAACTCGACGAGCGGCCGCCGGCCTCGATGGAGTTCACGGCCAGACAGGAGAGCCTCCAGCCGCCGGAGGATTCGACGAACGTCCTCTCCGTGATCGAGGGCGTACTGGAGGCCGAGGAGGACGCGATCGAGACGTACCGCTCGCTCATCCACGCCGCCGAGGAAGCCGACGACCCCGTGACGGAGGACTACGCGGTGACGATCCTCGCCGACGAGGAGGCTCATCGCACCGAGTTCCGCGGGTTCCGCAAGGAATACCGGGACGACTGA
- a CDS encoding VOC family protein → MLDALRWLALEVKSLDRTRGFYAGTLDLPVRRSDDREVALGTGDASLILRRPQAIPRGGLHTHFAFAIPHEEYDQWYDRLSRSYDLVEREFGTAKSLYLYDPDGNCVELGQRDVSGKGIGGIFEVVLEVSDLERATTFYTSLGFEVTDRGEDRRRVRLGGPVDLELWEPQLGIADGRGGVHVDLGFATDGSPGVAVDAVLDRASKVTMIDDDVRITDPDGHHLTFS, encoded by the coding sequence ATGCTCGACGCCCTCCGGTGGCTCGCACTCGAAGTCAAGTCCCTCGACCGGACCCGCGGGTTCTACGCCGGGACGCTGGACCTGCCGGTCCGCCGGTCGGACGACCGCGAGGTCGCGCTCGGTACGGGCGACGCCAGCCTGATCCTCCGACGGCCCCAGGCGATACCACGGGGCGGGCTCCACACGCATTTCGCCTTCGCGATCCCCCACGAGGAGTACGACCAGTGGTACGACCGACTCTCGCGGAGCTACGACCTCGTCGAGCGGGAGTTCGGGACCGCGAAGTCGCTTTACCTTTACGACCCTGACGGGAACTGCGTCGAACTCGGCCAGCGGGACGTTTCGGGGAAGGGGATCGGCGGGATCTTCGAGGTCGTGCTGGAGGTGTCCGACCTGGAGCGCGCCACGACGTTCTACACGTCGCTGGGGTTCGAGGTCACCGATCGCGGGGAGGATCGTCGCCGCGTTCGGCTCGGCGGTCCCGTCGACCTGGAGCTGTGGGAGCCCCAGCTGGGGATCGCCGACGGCCGTGGCGGCGTTCACGTCGACCTCGGGTTCGCGACGGACGGGAGTCCGGGCGTGGCCGTCGACGCGGTGCTCGACCGCGCGTCGAAGGTGACGATGATCGACGACGACGTTCGGATCACCGACCCCGACGGCCACCACCTGACGTTCAGTTGA
- a CDS encoding Cdc6/Cdc18 family protein → MGSRESADIAKEVFEQEDQIFANKQLLSIGHVPEPDRIVGRDDEIRDLAEQLRGAIEGYSPDNVIVYGKTGTGKSLVSKYVMGRARDLAEDDVAVGTAYLDCSEDNTETQAVSSLAKTLNDEGATDIAVPQTGLSTSKYYKRLWDILDRRYDVMMVILDEVDLMADDDLLMKLSRAEEANKVDCHIGVIAISNKIQYAENLNERVKSSLQHKELFFQPYDATQLREIMRNRADAFQEDVLTDDVIPLCAAFAAQEHGDARKAIDILRHAGKIAYKNGSDTVTEAHVRDAQQLAEKDRFRELIDGAPTQAKTALLALAELSLNNDTEAFPTREVFKQYRVICDAIDMDTLSERRFRDILKEQAFLGIVDVEKLNQGLAGGVTLKNRLIEDPDIVREILLEDGRMSEWTDEPDR, encoded by the coding sequence ATGGGAAGTCGAGAGTCGGCAGACATCGCGAAGGAGGTGTTCGAGCAGGAGGACCAGATATTCGCCAACAAGCAGCTCCTCAGCATCGGACACGTCCCCGAACCCGACCGGATCGTCGGTCGGGACGACGAGATCCGCGACCTCGCCGAGCAGCTTCGCGGCGCTATCGAGGGGTACTCGCCCGACAACGTCATCGTCTACGGCAAGACCGGGACCGGGAAATCGCTCGTCTCGAAGTACGTGATGGGCCGCGCGCGGGACCTCGCGGAGGACGACGTGGCCGTCGGTACGGCCTACCTCGACTGCTCCGAGGACAACACCGAGACGCAGGCCGTCTCGTCGCTGGCGAAGACGCTGAACGACGAGGGGGCGACGGACATCGCCGTCCCGCAGACCGGCCTCAGCACGTCGAAGTACTACAAGCGGCTCTGGGACATCCTCGACCGGCGCTACGACGTGATGATGGTCATCCTGGACGAGGTCGACCTGATGGCCGACGACGACCTGCTGATGAAGCTCTCCCGCGCGGAGGAGGCGAACAAGGTCGACTGCCACATCGGCGTCATCGCCATCTCGAACAAGATCCAGTACGCCGAGAACCTGAACGAGCGCGTCAAGTCCAGCCTCCAGCACAAGGAACTGTTCTTCCAGCCCTACGACGCGACCCAGCTCCGCGAGATCATGCGCAACCGGGCCGACGCGTTCCAGGAGGACGTGCTCACCGACGACGTGATCCCGCTCTGTGCCGCCTTCGCCGCACAGGAACACGGCGACGCACGCAAGGCGATCGACATCCTCCGGCACGCCGGCAAGATCGCGTACAAGAACGGCTCGGACACCGTCACGGAGGCGCACGTCCGCGACGCCCAGCAGCTCGCCGAGAAGGACCGCTTCCGCGAACTCATCGACGGCGCACCGACGCAGGCCAAGACCGCCCTGCTCGCCCTGGCCGAACTCTCCCTGAACAACGACACTGAGGCGTTCCCCACCCGGGAAGTGTTCAAGCAGTACCGCGTCATCTGCGACGCGATCGACATGGACACGCTCTCGGAGCGCCGTTTCCGGGACATCCTCAAGGAGCAGGCGTTCCTCGGCATCGTCGACGTGGAGAAACTCAACCAGGGCCTCGCCGGCGGGGTCACGCTCAAGAACCGCCTCATCGAGGACCCCGACATCGTCCGCGAGATCCTGCTGGAAGACGGCCGGATGTCCGAGTGGACTGACGAACCGGACCGGTAG
- a CDS encoding DUF5789 family protein: MGVRPPANDSDEPDAIEFGIAAVDARLDAADVTFPATRTDLVDALDDEVPYDAQGRTVALAEAIDETDRHEFDSEQDLLNELHPVFENRRSSPMSLLDRLRAMVPF; encoded by the coding sequence ATGGGAGTACGGCCGCCAGCGAACGACAGCGACGAACCGGACGCCATCGAGTTCGGGATCGCCGCCGTCGACGCCCGACTCGACGCGGCTGACGTGACGTTCCCGGCGACGAGGACGGACCTCGTCGACGCGTTGGACGACGAGGTGCCGTACGACGCCCAGGGGCGGACCGTCGCGCTCGCCGAGGCCATCGACGAGACTGACCGCCACGAGTTCGACTCGGAGCAGGACCTGTTAAACGAGTTGCATCCGGTGTTCGAGAACCGGCGATCGTCGCCCATGAGCCTGCTCGACCGACTGCGGGCGATGGTTCCCTTCTAG
- a CDS encoding ribbon-helix-helix domain-containing protein — translation MTEYTTVSIPKDLAERVDETIEGTSFQSTSDLVRFLLRSIVIQHQQQGELTEAEFDEITSQLRDLGYLE, via the coding sequence ATGACCGAGTACACGACCGTCTCCATCCCGAAGGACCTGGCCGAGCGGGTCGACGAGACGATCGAGGGGACCAGCTTCCAGAGCACGAGCGACCTCGTCCGGTTTCTCCTCCGGAGCATCGTCATCCAGCACCAGCAGCAGGGCGAGCTGACCGAGGCCGAGTTCGACGAAATAACGTCACAGCTGCGCGACCTCGGCTATCTGGAGTAG
- the aglJ gene encoding S-layer glycoprotein N-glycosyltransferase AglJ produces MADYGDVCVLIPTLNEAATIGEVIDGFREQGLENVLVVDGDSSDGTRDIAAERGARVVVQSGTGKGQAVQEGIELVENEYVLMLDGDGTYRPEDAPAMLEPLLAGEAEHVIGDRFADMEAGAMTRLNQFGNGIIDRAFHFIHGQENYDILSGYRAFTRESVERFRLNSEGFGIETELAVECVKHGVEMAEVPITYLARPEDSETNLHPVWDGGTIILTLYRLAKTNNPLFYFGSVGATGVAIGGVIAAYVGVEWFTRGISHEVLAIVAAFFLLFGVQLLIFGVLSDMIVTLHRDQMHRLQRIETGRGVGRGETSAAERGTGQGGAEHGVDSEGVTDAGSEATRPDQSTAEHEAGPPDR; encoded by the coding sequence ATGGCGGACTACGGGGACGTCTGCGTCCTGATCCCGACGCTGAACGAGGCCGCGACCATCGGCGAGGTGATCGACGGGTTCCGCGAGCAGGGGCTGGAGAACGTCCTCGTCGTCGACGGCGACTCGTCGGACGGCACCCGTGACATCGCTGCCGAGCGCGGCGCTCGCGTCGTCGTCCAGTCGGGAACCGGGAAGGGACAGGCCGTACAGGAGGGGATCGAACTCGTCGAGAACGAGTACGTCCTGATGCTGGACGGCGACGGCACCTACCGCCCGGAGGACGCCCCCGCGATGCTCGAACCGCTGCTCGCCGGCGAGGCCGAGCACGTCATCGGCGACCGGTTCGCCGACATGGAGGCCGGCGCGATGACCCGGCTCAACCAGTTCGGCAACGGGATCATCGACCGCGCGTTCCACTTCATCCACGGCCAGGAGAACTACGACATCCTCAGCGGCTACCGGGCGTTCACCCGCGAGTCGGTCGAGCGGTTCAGGCTGAACTCGGAGGGCTTCGGCATCGAAACGGAACTGGCCGTCGAATGCGTGAAACACGGCGTCGAGATGGCGGAGGTGCCGATCACCTACCTCGCGCGCCCGGAGGACTCCGAGACGAACCTGCACCCGGTCTGGGACGGCGGGACCATCATCCTGACGCTGTACCGGCTGGCGAAGACGAACAACCCGCTGTTCTACTTCGGAAGCGTCGGCGCGACAGGCGTGGCTATTGGCGGCGTGATCGCGGCGTACGTCGGCGTCGAGTGGTTCACGCGCGGGATAAGCCACGAGGTCCTCGCGATCGTCGCGGCGTTTTTCCTCCTGTTTGGCGTCCAGTTGCTCATCTTCGGCGTCCTCTCGGACATGATCGTGACGCTCCACCGCGACCAGATGCACCGCCTACAGCGGATCGAAACCGGGCGGGGCGTGGGGCGCGGTGAGACCTCGGCCGCCGAGCGCGGGACTGGGCAGGGCGGCGCGGAACACGGCGTCGACTCGGAGGGGGTAACGGACGCCGGGTCTGAAGCGACGCGACCGGACCAGTCGACGGCCGAACACGAGGCCGGACCGCCGGACCGCTAG
- a CDS encoding MPN domain-containing protein, whose amino-acid sequence MVYVTRGLVEVLLELARDAEPGEVTANLAVTPAGELSGAERLPADAPVFTDFYLPDSGGAVDAVFGVDLSTPSRQTQGRFVSHPQGDLAVSRTDDLHEAVFVAVPPWEEANLAAFDRRGRSRDLTVVDAEPPHESLP is encoded by the coding sequence GTGGTCTACGTCACGCGCGGCCTCGTCGAGGTTCTGCTCGAACTCGCCCGGGACGCTGAGCCGGGCGAGGTCACGGCGAACCTCGCTGTCACGCCGGCGGGGGAGCTCAGCGGCGCGGAGCGCCTGCCGGCCGACGCGCCCGTGTTCACGGACTTCTACCTCCCCGACAGCGGCGGGGCGGTCGACGCCGTGTTCGGGGTCGACCTCTCGACGCCCTCGCGGCAGACGCAGGGGCGGTTCGTCTCGCACCCGCAGGGGGATCTCGCGGTCTCCCGGACGGACGACCTCCACGAGGCGGTGTTCGTCGCGGTCCCGCCGTGGGAGGAGGCGAACCTCGCGGCGTTCGACCGGCGGGGTCGCAGCCGCGACCTCACCGTCGTCGACGCCGAGCCCCCCCACGAGTCGCTCCCGTAG
- a CDS encoding DUF5779 family protein: MGDFSLDLRAVEDHIEEEEDGEGSSRVELGRLDGTTPDEEWIETVESGAVLVLNVEGDVNELAAGFARDVKDAGGELVHFRGFLLVAPSGVRIDTDRLG, translated from the coding sequence ATGGGCGACTTCAGCCTCGACCTCAGGGCGGTCGAGGACCACATCGAGGAGGAAGAGGACGGGGAGGGCTCCTCCCGGGTCGAACTCGGCAGGCTCGACGGCACGACGCCGGACGAGGAGTGGATCGAGACGGTCGAGTCGGGTGCCGTGCTCGTGCTGAACGTCGAGGGCGACGTGAACGAACTCGCCGCCGGTTTCGCGCGGGACGTGAAAGACGCCGGCGGCGAACTGGTCCATTTCCGGGGGTTCCTGCTTGTGGCACCTTCCGGCGTCCGGATCGACACGGACCGGCTGGGTTGA
- a CDS encoding DUF4330 domain-containing protein — protein sequence MPLIDDDGNLFGRVNVVDALVVLLVVAVVAAGAALVMGGGGSADAPANETTNGSAADGEPPGERAVRYATVELGTQPERLAERIHAGDEVAVGGANATVTDVHVSPVDGGAATTLRMRLDGRAIADGNRTAFRYGSGNLTVGDGLRLQTPEYRVNGTVSALVADGESVDAGETDIVLDATVPVEALDAIRAGEEYRVAGRTVGTVQSVTTFPTGDDATRRVRVGASLATRTEGERTTFGGAPLTIGRSVSLGLDAYTLSGTVVHRGATTMPGERGTTTVVVEQRNVSPAVAEATAVGMTESGGDGPRARIVDRRVEPATVVLTSDDGEIHRRDHPENRDVSLTVELETRTANGEAYFHGSELRTGSGVTLDFDRVRVEGTVTEFVDSTATDETGRSESRTRWTDDAGGS from the coding sequence ATGCCGCTTATCGACGATGACGGGAACCTGTTCGGCCGGGTGAACGTCGTCGACGCGCTGGTCGTCCTGCTGGTGGTCGCCGTCGTCGCCGCGGGCGCGGCGCTGGTCATGGGGGGCGGTGGGTCAGCTGATGCGCCCGCCAACGAAACGACGAACGGGAGCGCGGCCGACGGGGAGCCGCCCGGCGAGCGCGCCGTCCGGTACGCGACGGTGGAGCTCGGCACACAGCCCGAGCGCCTCGCCGAGCGCATCCACGCCGGCGACGAGGTCGCGGTCGGCGGCGCGAACGCGACGGTGACCGACGTGCACGTCTCGCCCGTCGACGGCGGCGCAGCCACGACGCTCCGCATGCGACTCGACGGCCGGGCGATCGCGGACGGGAACCGCACCGCGTTCCGATACGGGAGCGGCAACCTCACCGTCGGCGACGGACTGCGCCTGCAGACGCCGGAGTACCGGGTCAACGGGACGGTGTCGGCGCTCGTCGCCGACGGCGAGTCGGTCGACGCCGGCGAGACCGACATCGTCCTCGACGCCACGGTTCCGGTTGAAGCGCTCGACGCGATCCGTGCAGGCGAGGAATACCGCGTGGCCGGCCGGACCGTCGGCACCGTGCAGTCGGTGACCACGTTCCCGACCGGGGACGACGCCACGCGGCGCGTCCGGGTCGGCGCGTCGCTGGCGACGCGGACGGAGGGCGAGCGAACGACCTTCGGCGGCGCGCCGCTGACGATCGGTCGGAGCGTCTCCCTCGGCCTCGACGCCTACACCCTCTCCGGGACCGTGGTCCACCGCGGCGCGACGACGATGCCCGGCGAGCGCGGAACGACGACGGTCGTCGTGGAACAGCGGAACGTCTCGCCCGCGGTGGCGGAAGCGACGGCCGTCGGGATGACCGAGTCCGGTGGGGACGGACCGCGCGCCCGGATCGTCGACAGGCGCGTCGAGCCGGCGACGGTCGTCCTCACGAGCGACGACGGCGAGATCCACCGGCGCGACCATCCCGAGAACAGGGACGTGTCCCTCACCGTAGAGCTGGAGACACGGACAGCGAACGGCGAGGCGTACTTCCACGGCTCGGAGCTACGGACGGGGAGCGGCGTGACGCTCGACTTCGACCGCGTCCGCGTCGAGGGAACGGTGACCGAGTTCGTGGACTCGACGGCGACCGACGAGACGGGGCGTTCGGAGTCGAGAACTCGCTGGACGGACGATGCCGGTGGTTCGTGA